A stretch of the Medicago truncatula cultivar Jemalong A17 chromosome 5, MtrunA17r5.0-ANR, whole genome shotgun sequence genome encodes the following:
- the LOC11431828 gene encoding calmodulin: MADQLTDEQISEFKEAFSLFDKDGDGCITTKELGTVMRSLGQNPTEAELQDMINEVDADGNGTIDFPEFLNLMARKMKDTDSEEELKEAFRVFDKDQNGFISAAELRHVMTNLGEKLTDEEVDEMIREADVDGDGQINYEEFVKVMMAK; the protein is encoded by the exons ATGGCCGATCAACTCACCGACGAGCAGATCTCTGAGTTCAAGGAAGCTTTCAGCCTATTCGATAAGGATGGCGATG GTTGTATTACCACCAAGGAGCTCGGGACTGTAATGAGGTCACTAGGCCAGAACCCAACTGAGGCTGAATTGCAGGACATGATCAACGAGGTTGATGCTGATGGAAACGGTACCATTGATTTCCCTGAATTCCTTAACCTGATGGCCCGCAAGATGAAGGATACTGATTCCGAGGAAGAGCTTAAGGAAGCTTTCCGTGTGTTTGACAAGGATCAAAATGGTTTCATCTCTGCAGCTGAGCTCCGTCATGTCATGACAAATCTCGGAGAGAAGCTGACTGATGAAGAAGTTGACGAGATGATTCGCGAGGCTGATGTTGATGGTGATGGTCAGATCAACTATGAGGAGTTTGTCAAAGTCATGATGGCTAAGTGA